The Cytobacillus firmus genome segment AAATATCCAATAGAACGATGATGCCAATGTCTTTACAATGGCGGCCATCGGGATATCATATGCTTCCAGATTAGGCAGCATCATCAGTGTTAAATGGCTGGAAAGAAGAATAAGAGTCAATGCGGCTCCCCCAAGATATCCTCCCCATTTAATTGTCCGTTCATCATTTATTTCAGAAGCCACAGGCACCAGGACTGCCTGCGCCAATGTTAAATTCAGGGCTGTATAAGAAAACGGAGCCACAACCGCTTTCCATCCATCTTCAGCATATGGGATAAACAGAACCTGTTCAGCAAAATTAGGAAGCTTCATGCTTATAAACAATAATATAAAACTAAATGCTATCATCATTGGAACGACAAATGTATTAACAGCAAATAATCCCCGAATGCCCACTACCATTGTAATAATCGTTAACCCTATCGTTATGAGCAATCCTGCAGTCTTGCTGATGCCAATCTGTTCCTCAAACACGGCCCCTGCACCTGACAGCATAACAGCGCATACGCCAAGGAGCATAAACAGCATTAGTATATTAATGGCAGAACCAAAAAATTTTCCAAATAGGTATTCATTTAATTCCTGGTAGGATGCTGCTTTTATCTTTGCAGAGATTCTCATTAACTTTGAACCGAGAAAAATAAAGATATAACCGCTCATCAGTATCCCAATTAAACCGATAAAACCAAATCGGGAAAAAAACTCTACAATCTCCCTGCCAGTGGCAAAGCCCGCGCCTACCACGGTTCCCACATAAACGGCAGCGATCTGGAAAGCTGCCCCCCAATTCGTCTTCACTTAATCTCCTCCTTCCTTTCCAATATATGTAGGCTGGTACAAACAAAGACGAGCTTTTTTGCATTTAAAGGCAAACTGCAAAAAGGTTAAAAATACCAAAACAAACTACTTGAAAGTCAAATAAGGTCAAATTATACTATATGCATAAGGTCAAATATAGTCAAAGTCAGACCAAATCTATTAATGGAGGTATGCAAAATGCTTTGTCAAAAATGTCAATTAAAAGAAGCAAACGTGCAATTAAGATTAAAAGTTAATGGAAATGAACGAAACCTTAACCTTTGCCAAAGCTGTTATCAAACTGAAAAGCAAAAAAGCCTTACTTCCTTTGGGCCTGCTTTGAGCGGCTTTTCAGGTTTTGGCCAAATGCCTTTAGAGGATTTCTTTAAAAAGTTGGCATCCTCTCAAGGAAATGAAAACTTCCAGCCTCTAAAAGAAGCGCCTGGCCAGAATCAGGGCAACGGCGGATTTATCGATCAATTCGGACGAAATCTTACACAGCTTGCAAATGCTGGTTTAATTGACCCGGTCATCGGCCGGGACGAAGAAATAAACCGGGTGACAGAAATATTAAATAGAAGAAGCAAAAATAATCCGGTCTTAATAGGAGAACCGGGAGTGGGTAAAACAGCTATTGCCGAAGGGCTGGCGGTTAAAATTGCCGAGGGGCGGGCACCAAAGAAACTTCAAAATAAAGAAGTCTATCTGCTTGATGTGGCATCCCTGGTTGCAAATACTGGCATTCGCGGCCAATTCGAAGAACGCATGAAGCAGTTGATCTCAGAGCTTCAAACCCGGAAGAATATTATTCTTTTTATTGATGAAATCCATTTGCTTGTCGGAGCAGGATCAGCTGAAGGATCGATGGATGCCGGCAATATACTAAAGCCTGCTCTTGCACGGGGTGAGCTGCAAGTAGTCGGAGCCACCACATTGAAAGAATACCGCCAGATTGAAAAGGATCCGGCTCTCGAACGCAGATTCCAGCCTGTACAAGTAAATGAGCCGACTGCTGATGAGGCAGTTGACATCTTAATGGGGCTGAAACAAAAATATGAAGACTATCATGATGTTTCTTTTACAGAAGATGCCATAAGATCGTGTGTGGAGCTGTCAAGCCGCTATATTCAGGACAGGTTCCTTCCTGACAAAGCTATTGATCTAATGGATGAAGCAGGTTCGAAAATGAATCTTCAGTCAGGATATATACCGGCAGCAGATATTGAGTACCAGCTGAAAGAAATCAGCAGGCTGAAAGAAATTGTCTTAAAAGAAGAAAAATATGAAGAAGCTGCAAAACTCCGTGAAGAGGAACTAAAACTCCAGCAGGCATTAAACGGAGAAAACAAGGCTGAAAGGCCAGTTATTGAAACAAGCCTTATTCAGGAGATTGTTGAGAAGAAAACAGGGATTCCTGTAGGCAAATTAGCTGAAAATGAACAGGAAAAAATGCAAAACCTAGAGGGAAATCTTGCACAAAAAGTAATTGGACAGCGGGAAGCCGTACAAAAAGTGGCAAAAGCCATCCGCAGAAGCCGTGCAGGACTTAAATCCAAGCACCGCCCAATTGGATCTTTCCTATTTGTCGGGCCAACAGGTGTCGGGAAGACTGAATTAACCAAAACACTTGCGGAGGAGTTGTTCGGCTCAAAAGACAGCATGATCAGGCTTGATATGAGTGAGTATATGGAAAAGCACAGCGTGTCTAAAATTATCGGCTCTCCTCCTGGATACGTAGGTCATGAAGAAGCAGGGCAGCTGACCGAGAAGGTGCGCAGAAATCCTTACAGCATTATTCTGCTTGATGAGATAGAAAAAGCACATCCAGATGTCCAGCACATGTTCCTTCAAATACTGGAAGATGGACGCCTGACAGATAGTCATGGCCGCACTGTCAGCTTTAAGGATACAGTCATTATCATGACAAGCAACGCAGGAGTTGGACAAAAAGAAGTCCATGTTGGATTTGGTGCAGCAGATGCCGTCAAAGATTCCAATATTCTGGACTCGCTTGGCAGCTTCTTTAAGCCGGAATTTTTGAACCGA includes the following:
- a CDS encoding YkvI family membrane protein; protein product: MKTNWGAAFQIAAVYVGTVVGAGFATGREIVEFFSRFGFIGLIGILMSGYIFIFLGSKLMRISAKIKAASYQELNEYLFGKFFGSAINILMLFMLLGVCAVMLSGAGAVFEEQIGISKTAGLLITIGLTIITMVVGIRGLFAVNTFVVPMMIAFSFILLFISMKLPNFAEQVLFIPYAEDGWKAVVAPFSYTALNLTLAQAVLVPVASEINDERTIKWGGYLGGAALTLILLSSHLTLMMLPNLEAYDIPMAAIVKTLASSFYWIFVFVIYGEIFTSVIGNVFGIERQVKKHFSVPSIIIVGFIFVVCYFISLINYGTLLSYLYPVFGYVSLTFIILLWMKPFDDGSKGK
- a CDS encoding ATP-dependent Clp protease ATP-binding subunit, translated to MLCQKCQLKEANVQLRLKVNGNERNLNLCQSCYQTEKQKSLTSFGPALSGFSGFGQMPLEDFFKKLASSQGNENFQPLKEAPGQNQGNGGFIDQFGRNLTQLANAGLIDPVIGRDEEINRVTEILNRRSKNNPVLIGEPGVGKTAIAEGLAVKIAEGRAPKKLQNKEVYLLDVASLVANTGIRGQFEERMKQLISELQTRKNIILFIDEIHLLVGAGSAEGSMDAGNILKPALARGELQVVGATTLKEYRQIEKDPALERRFQPVQVNEPTADEAVDILMGLKQKYEDYHDVSFTEDAIRSCVELSSRYIQDRFLPDKAIDLMDEAGSKMNLQSGYIPAADIEYQLKEISRLKEIVLKEEKYEEAAKLREEELKLQQALNGENKAERPVIETSLIQEIVEKKTGIPVGKLAENEQEKMQNLEGNLAQKVIGQREAVQKVAKAIRRSRAGLKSKHRPIGSFLFVGPTGVGKTELTKTLAEELFGSKDSMIRLDMSEYMEKHSVSKIIGSPPGYVGHEEAGQLTEKVRRNPYSIILLDEIEKAHPDVQHMFLQILEDGRLTDSHGRTVSFKDTVIIMTSNAGVGQKEVHVGFGAADAVKDSNILDSLGSFFKPEFLNRFDSIIEFKALEKEHLLKIVNLMLSELQETLNDQEFELTISQEVKEKLAEDGYHPAFGARPLRRIIQDELEDKIADFIIDNGGNRHLQAELENSLIVIKPMR